The DNA segment CGAGGACGCCGGCGCCCTGGTAGGGGAGGTCGAGGAGGTCGAGAAGGCCCTGGATGGTCCCGTCCTCGCCGTAGCGGCCGTGGAGGAGGATGAAGGCCACGTCGAGGTCCGGCGCCTCGGCCACGAGGCGGGCAAGGTCCGTGGCGGGATCGTAACGGCGGACCTCGTAGCGGGCCGGGTCGAGGGCCGCCTCCACCCCGGCCGCGCCGGCCAGCGAGACCTCGCGCTCGGCGGACCTGCCGCCGCAGAGGAGCGCCACCCTCAGCCGCTTGCCTTCGCCCATCGCCGCCTCCCATGCATCCTGTCGTGCGCCGGCCGGAGCCCGGCCGCGCCGACGCCCGGTTGCCACGGCCGCACTGTGGCATTATTTAGCACGGAGCACCCCTCCTGGCAAAACCCGCGAGAGGAGACCGGATGCCCCCTTCCCCCCGGCCGCCGGCCCACCTGGCCGGTCTCAACCCGGAACAGCTCGCCGCCGTCCGCCACCGGGGCGGGCCCCTCCTCGTGGAGGCCGGCCCCGGCACCGGCAAGACCCGGGTCCTCGCCGCCCGGGCGGCGGACCTCCTCTCGGACGGCACCGCCCGGGCCGGCGGGATGCTGGCCGTCACCTTCACCAACCAGGCGGCGGCGGAGATCCGCGGCCGGATCGCCGCCTGGACGGGCGGAACCGAGGTCCGCGTGGCCACCTTCCACGGCTGGGCCCTCGCCTTCCTGAACGAGGCCCTCGGCGCGGCGGCGCCGGCCCCCGTGGACGAGGCGGACGCACGGGAACTCTGCGCCGAGGCGGCCGCGGAGATCGGCCTCTCCCCCGCGGAGGGACGACGGCGGTGGCCGGAGGTCTCCACCGGCCGGCAGCACCACCCGCCCCGACTCCCGGACGAGACCCTCGCGCGCCTGGCGGCCGCCTACGAGGCCCGCCTCGGGCGGGACGGGCTCACGGACTTCGACGGGCTCATCCTCCACGCCCTCCGGCTCCTGGGGGATCCCGGCCGTAGGGCGGCCCTGCGCCGGGCCCTGCCGATCCTGCTGGTGGACGAGTTCCAGGACGTCAGCCCCGCCCAGTACGAGCTGGTCCGGGCCATGGCGGCCCCGGGCGGGGAGGTCACCGTGATCGGCGACCCCGACCAGGCCATCTACGGCTTCCGCGGGGCGAGCCCCGCCTTCATGGCGCGGTTCCGCCGCGACTTCCCCGGCACCACGGTGGTGCGGCTCCGGCAGGCCTACCGGTGCCCGCAGACCTTCCTCGACGCCGCCGGGGCCGTGCTCGGGGCCGAGGCGGGGCGGCTCCGGGCCGACCGCCCGGAAAGGCCCCGCCTGGAGGTGCGGGCCTTCGCCGACCCCGGGGCCGAGGCCCGGTGGATCGCCCGGGCCGTGGAGGGGGCGGTGGGCGGGCTCAGCCACGACGCCCTGGACGCGGGGACGGCCGGCGGGGACCGCCTCCGGAGCCTCTCGGACGTGGCGATCCTCTACCGGGTCAACGCCCTGGCAGACCCGGTGGCCGCGGCCCTGGCCGCCTCGGGGATCCCCTTCCAGCGGGCCGACGCCCGCTCCCCCCTGGACCACCCGTCCGTCCGGGCCGTCCGCCGGCTCTGGGAGGCCGCCTGCGGCCGCCGGGTGGCGTTCCACCTGGACCGGCTGCCCGGCGGGAGGGCGGCCTGGGAGGCCCGGCTCCCCGGCCTTCGCGTGGAGCTCCACGGCCGGTCCCTGGGCGGCGCCCTTCCCCGGCTCCTGGAGGCCCTGGACCTCGACCCGCGGGACCCCGCCCTGGAGGCGCTCGCCCGGGTGGCGGCCCGGATCCCCCCGGGGGCCGACCCCGCCCCCGCCCTCGGCCACCCGGCGGACCTCGTCGCCCCGGACCTCGAGGCGGTGCGCCTCCTCTCCCTCCACGCCGCCAAGGGCCTCGAGTTCCCGGTGGTCTTCGTGGCGGGCTGCGAGGCGGAGGTCCTCCCCTGGCCCGGCGCCGACCCCGAGGAAGAGGCCCGGCTCTTCTACGTGGGCCTCACCCGGGCCTCGGAACGGCTCGTCCTCTGCCACGCCGGCCGGCGCCGCCTCCACGGCCGCCGCCTCCCGGGCCGGCCGAGCCCCTTCCTGGACCGGATCCCCCCCGCCCTCCGGGAGGCCCGGGGCCCCGCCGCACCGGCCGGGCGCCGCCGGCCCCGGCAGCGGACCCTCTTCTAGCCCGCGCCGCCGGGGGCCACAAGGCACCGCCAGGCGGTGTAGGCCAGGTAGGCGGCGAGCAGCGCCGCCCCCTCCAGCCGCACGATGGACCGGGAGTTGGAGATCGACAGCGGCAGCAGCACCCCCGACATCGCCGCCAGGAACCAGAGGTCCCAGTGACCGCCGGGCGGCACGCGGATGGGCCGGATGACCGCGGTGACCCCCCCCACGAAGAGCAGGTTGAAGATGTTGGAACCCACCACGTTGCCCACGGCGAGGTCCGCCTGGCCCCGCAGGGTGGCCATGGCCGAGGCGACCAGCTCGGGGAGGCTCGTTCCCACCGCCACCAGGGTGAGCCCGATGAGGGCCTCGGAGACATGGAAGGCCCGAGCCAGCCCCACGGCGCCATCCACGGCGAGCCGCCCGCCCCCCGCCAGGGCGACGAGGCCGACGCCCGTGAGGCAGAAGGCCCCCGCCGCCGCCCGAAGGCGCGGCGCCCCCGCCTCCCGGGCCTCCCGCAGCAGGGCGTCGTCCGGGCGGTTGCGGAGGACGTCCGCCGCCGTGTAGTAGAGGAAGACCCCGAAGAGGAGGACGAGCACCAGCCCGTCAGCGCGGTCGTAGGCCTCCGGGAGCCCCCGGAGCGCCCCGTCGAAGCCCAGGACCAGCGCCGCCGCGGTGGCGAGCAGCATCATGGGGATCTCCCGCGTGATGATGACGCCCCGGATCCGGATGGGCCGGAGGAGGGCCGACGTGCCGAGGATCAGGCCGATGTTGGCGAGGTTGGAGCCCACGATGTTCCCGAAGCAGACCCCGCCCCGCCCCGTGACGGCGGCGGCCACGTTCACCGCCAGCTCCGGGGCGCTGGTCCCGAAGGCCACAACGGTGAGCCCCACCACCACCGGCGGGACCCCCGCCTCCCGGGCCAGCGCCGAGGCGCCGCGCACCGTGACCTCGCCCCCGCCCACGAGCAGGGCGAGGCCGAGGAGCAGGAGACCGGCGTCGATGAGCATGGAGGGATCCTCTCGGGGCGGCCCGGGTCGATGAAAAAAAGGAACGGCCGGGACCGTTCCTTTGGTGGGCCTTATGTGGAGCGGGAAACGGGATTCGAACCCGCGACTTCAACCTTGGCAAGGTTGCACTCTACCACTGAGTTATTCCCGCTCACGGGTCGAAAGCGTCCATAAAATAAAGGACGTCCGCGAGGGCTGTCAACCCCCGCCGCCCCCCGTGCCAAGGGGCGGGGCCGCCGTTCCCTCCCGGGCGTCCCACGTCCCGCCCAGGCTGAAGCGGCGCATCCAGCCGGGGATCTCGGCGGCGGGCAGCGGCGGGCTGACGACGAACCCCTGGACCATGTCGCACCGGAGCCGGCGAAGCGCCTCCAGGGTGGCG comes from the Dissulfurirhabdus thermomarina genome and includes:
- a CDS encoding calcium/sodium antiporter, which gives rise to MLIDAGLLLLGLALLVGGGEVTVRGASALAREAGVPPVVVGLTVVAFGTSAPELAVNVAAAVTGRGGVCFGNIVGSNLANIGLILGTSALLRPIRIRGVIITREIPMMLLATAAALVLGFDGALRGLPEAYDRADGLVLVLLFGVFLYYTAADVLRNRPDDALLREAREAGAPRLRAAAGAFCLTGVGLVALAGGGRLAVDGAVGLARAFHVSEALIGLTLVAVGTSLPELVASAMATLRGQADLAVGNVVGSNIFNLLFVGGVTAVIRPIRVPPGGHWDLWFLAAMSGVLLPLSISNSRSIVRLEGAALLAAYLAYTAWRCLVAPGGAG
- a CDS encoding ATP-dependent helicase; translated protein: MPPSPRPPAHLAGLNPEQLAAVRHRGGPLLVEAGPGTGKTRVLAARAADLLSDGTARAGGMLAVTFTNQAAAEIRGRIAAWTGGTEVRVATFHGWALAFLNEALGAAAPAPVDEADARELCAEAAAEIGLSPAEGRRRWPEVSTGRQHHPPRLPDETLARLAAAYEARLGRDGLTDFDGLILHALRLLGDPGRRAALRRALPILLVDEFQDVSPAQYELVRAMAAPGGEVTVIGDPDQAIYGFRGASPAFMARFRRDFPGTTVVRLRQAYRCPQTFLDAAGAVLGAEAGRLRADRPERPRLEVRAFADPGAEARWIARAVEGAVGGLSHDALDAGTAGGDRLRSLSDVAILYRVNALADPVAAALAASGIPFQRADARSPLDHPSVRAVRRLWEAACGRRVAFHLDRLPGGRAAWEARLPGLRVELHGRSLGGALPRLLEALDLDPRDPALEALARVAARIPPGADPAPALGHPADLVAPDLEAVRLLSLHAAKGLEFPVVFVAGCEAEVLPWPGADPEEEARLFYVGLTRASERLVLCHAGRRRLHGRRLPGRPSPFLDRIPPALREARGPAAPAGRRRPRQRTLF